In Candidatus Sysuiplasma acidicola, the genomic window GCCGACCAGCAGTACATTCTGGCTGTACCCTCCCTCCTGCACTGGTTCGAACATCACCTGGAGCCTGCGCATCTGCTCCTCCCTGTGAGGCAGCTTGTCGGGGATGTAATCGAATGAGAGCTTTCCAATGTCCTTGAAAACACCGCTAGGCATGGTTTCAGTCTGGACGTTAACAACTGCACTTTAATTAGCTTTGGCGGTAACGACCTTGTCAAGTTTTCATTGATATTCCAATTGCTTCATGACTTCTGTGAACGCTCCCCGCTGCAAGCTATCTTGTAGTCAGCAGTTGCAGACAACGACAAGGTTACTGCGGCCGACACTGTTTATGTTATGCGGAATTGGCATGCTTCGGCGACCTCCCCCTGTCGCCGTTTAAATAGCCTGTAGGAGTGGAATGATGACATGCTGACGGCACGTTATCGGCTCCGTGGCAATGCCCATGCGGTGCCACATATGATCGCGACAGAACCAGGATGTCTGCCCGTGACCCGGGCAGGAGCAGGAGGCTGATGAGGCAATGAAGCAGTTCAAAGATGCTGAGCGGAAGCCTTCAAGTCAATGTTTTCAAGGAAAAGTTGACAGAGTCGTAAACATGTTTCAGCCGAACGTGAGGCGTAGAACTGTCAGCAATCATGCTTCCCTGCCGGTAAACGTGACGCCCGACTTTCAGGCAGAGGTGGCGTCACAGACACCGGCGTTGGTAACTGGTCAGTCTTATGAAAAGAGCCTAATGAAAGTGTTGTTTTCATTGAATTGACCGAAAGTTTTTTCGGGTAGGATCGCCATACACCCCTCTGATGAACCGGATTCTGAACGAAGAATTTGCAGGCAGGATTGAATTCCTTCTCTCCGCCGATGAGAAGAAGTTGAGACTCTCGCAGGATGCGAGACAGGAACTTCTCAGGAAGTTCCGTGAAATGATCGAGATGATCAGGAAGCTGGAGAAGGAGAATCAGAGACTCAAGGAGGATCTGAAGAAGGTACGTGACGATTACGAAGAGTACAGGCACCGCCATCCAGAGACAGTCGGCGTGAAGAACGGCAAGGCATACGCCATACCTGAGAACGCAAAGGATGAAGGCGAAGGCGGGAACGGGACCGGCAGGAAGCCGGGCGCTCAGCCCGGCCACAAACCGTTCTTCAGGGAAAAGCCGGCACCGGACTGGACGGAGGAACTGCCTGTCGATGTGTGTCCCGACTGCGGAAGCGGCGAACTCGGCGCGCCTTCACTGCGTGCAAGGACAGTGGAGGGCATCACACTGCCGGTGCACTTTGCAGTGGAGTATCTCATTCAGCGCAGATGGTGCGGCACATGCCGCACTTTTGTCGAGTCCGATGTGCCCGATGTACTGCCAGGGTCCAGGATTGACCTGAGGACGATGCTCGTCATGACATACATGCGCATCGCACTCAGGCTTCCGGTGCAGTCCGTCGCAGAGGCGATGCAGCGACTCTTCTCATTCCATGTCTCAGAAGGCGAAATCATAGGCGTGGAGAGGAAACTCGCTGACGCGTTCACAGACTACTACGAACAGCTGCTCGGGGACATACGCAATGCGCCTGTCCGCCACATGGACGAAACCACATGGCGTGTCGACGGCGAGAACAGCTGGTTATGGGCATTCGTCACAAAGTGGACCGTTGTCTATGCAATAAGGAAGAGCAGGAGTCATGAGGTGCCGCTCAACATACTCGCAGAACATGTTGCCGGCATCAACATCACTGACCGTTACAGGGCATACGACACGCTCGCCGCAAAGACGGGCGACCTGCAGTCATACTGCTGGTCGCATGTTCTCGGCGATGCGAAGGAACTGGCGGAGTTCTACGGCGAGGAGGGAAAGCGCATACACGACACGCTCCATTCCATACATGAAGATGCAGCGAAACTGAAACACATGGGAAATGAATATGATGTCGAGGCATTCGTATCGAGACTGAAAACACTCGACGTGCCGTACAAATCGGCACAGTGTGCCAGGTTCGTGAAGAACCTCATAGCAGACAGGGAAAAGCTGTTCCTGTTCGTCGAACTGGACATAGAGAGCACGAACAACCGTGCCGAGAGGGCAATAAGACCGGTTGTCATCTCGAGGAAGATATCTGGAGGCAGCCGCTCAGACAGCGGCGCCACCATGTTCGAGAAACTCGCGAGTATCGTACAGACGATGAAGCTCAGGGATCTCAATTTCCTCACAGACGGCATGAGAATACTGCGGACATCACACGGGTGAATGCCGCAACATACATTCTGACGGCGGGCGGCCGAATAATATTCGGAAACTCATGTCACTGTACACAAGACTGAATAGTTACCGATTGTAAGAAGTTATTTATAATATAGCCAAATTCGAAACCAGTTCAGATTTACAATCGATCATATTGGTGTGCCAGATGAATAAGGAAGAAGAGAAGAAGGGCGCAAAGGAGAAGAAAACAAAGCAGTCCAGAGCAGCAAAGGACGAGAAAGCAGTTGCGAAACATGCTTCGAAGGAGACGCCTGAAAGGAAGGAGAAGAAGAGCAGGAAGGAGGGGAAGGAGGTAGTAGCTGCCGAGGCTGTTGAAGCCGAAACGGAGAAAGTCACAAGATCGGAGAAGCCCAAGAAGAAGAGAACACGAAGCAGGAAAGGATCCGGTGCAGCAGCGAAGTCGGGCAAGCCAACTGTTCCTGCAGAACCCGGCGCTCCTGTTTCACAGCTTGCTCCGGAAATGCCGCCTGCCATGAAATTGAAATATGGCAGTGGCACGAGCATGTATGCTCACATATCTTCCTATCGCAAGAACAGCTTCAACAAGGCACTCGGCAGGACTGAGTGGGAGAGGCTGATACGCTGGCGCAAAGAGGAAAATTACAGAACCATTGAACATCCGACAAGACTCGACAGGGCACGCTCCCTCGGCTATAAGGCCAAGCAGGGTGTTACGCTGGTCAGGGTCAGGGTACGCAGAGGCGGACTCAGAAAGAGAAGGATAGCCAAGGGGCGCAGGGCGAAGAGAAAGGGTATACTGCGCATCACCATGAAGAAGAATACACAGAGAATGGCTGAGGAGCGTGTAGGAAAGAGATACCCTAACATGGAAGTTCTCAATTCCTACCCCGTAGGTCAGGACGGCATGCACCGTTGGTTCGAGGTCATACTCGTCGACCCATACAGCCCGTCTGTTCAGAGCGACAGGCATCTCAACTGGCTTTCAAACCAGACACATTCCAGCAGGGCCTTCCGCGGCCTGACTTCCGCCGGCAAGAAAGGAAGGGGACTGCGCTGGCGGGGCAAGGGCGTCGAGAAGGTCAGACCTTCCGTAAGGGCCAACGACAGGAAGGGTAAGTAATCAGGATATTCTGGCGAGCAGAGCAAGGCGCTCGCCTTCGGTCATTCCCGCCGCCGGATAAAAGAATGCGAAATTGGACTTTACCATCGCCGCTGCGTCCGCGATCCTGTCCACACTCAACGCAATGCCTGAGCATCGCGCCTGGGCTGCGATCGAAAGCAGTTGTTCCAAACCATTTACAGAGACAATGCTTATTTTTGCATTCCATTTCCTGATAGGCTCGATGTCATCATCCGTATTTCTGCCTATGACAACGCTGCATCCTCTCCTCATCATCATCCAGGGAATAATGATGTCATCACGCTTTTCCACCAGACAGGCGACACTGCCCTGCGTACCCATCGGCAGGCCACCGGGTCCCTGTTCGGAATTCCCGTAGATGTACGCCGCCTTCTCTCTTGCCTCGACGAACACTTCCACGTCCGGATGATCGAGCGAAACACGCAGTTCCATGTCCTCATGGTCTCCGATGATGCGCGATCCTGCTTCTCTGGCGAGTTCCATGCTCGTGTACTTCTGTCCGCCTGATCTGCGCGCTCTAACCGCGAATGCACAGCCTCTGTAAAGCAATCCTGACGCATAAGCCGAGACAGCGCTGACCAGTTCATTCATACCCACTGGAGCCTCCACCACTTCACTGAAGGAGGCTATGCCAAAGGTGCGCGAGATGATCTCTCTGCTCCTCTCGGCATTGCCGGATAGAACGTATATTCTGCCTCTGTCTGAAGAGACGATACATTCCTGCCCGGAGCCTAGGAATGCGTTCTCTATGTTTTCGATGAGTGTGTTGATGAATCTTCTTCGAACCCTTTCGCTCTTGAGACCTATCTCGGCATATCTGAGCAGGAATAGTGTCATCGGGCACTGTTAGTCTTCATTGTAATTAAAGAATGTCTGCCGTATGCATCTTCAGCGTCTGCCAGATTTGTTGCAGGTGGCATGTTCATGGAAACTGAAAGTGCAGGCCAGTGATTTACATCGATGGCAGCTGATCCCGTTCCTTCCAACACATTTTGTCGACGCTGGCCTGCAATAGCCGCCAGCAGACAAGCGCTTGCCGGACCACATAGGAACGACTAAATAAGTGTCGGTAAGTGACGGCACAGGGATGGGTGCAGTGAGCTCTGACTCCGGGCGTTATAACTGGTTTTATTCATTTTTCCTGACGAATGTACCAAATGGCGGTACTGCCCCGCTGATACCGTTGTTCCTTGTGGTCGCGTTTTCAGGCACAGTCTTGCAGGTCGGACTCGTCACCGCAGCGACTTCAGTTGCGTCCATTCCTGCATTTATAGTCTGGGGCAATCTTTCAGATCACCTTCACATGAGGAGGGTTTTCATCATCGAAGGGTTTGCAGGCCTCGCCGTATCCATGCTTGTTATGGCGTTCAGCGTTAACTTCCTCATGTTCTTCATAGCGAACTTTCTCCTTGGCCTGCTCTACACTGCCAGCGCTCCGGCGGCCACAGCACTGCTCATAGAACAAACGCCGCGTGAGCTTTGGTCAACAATGCTGGGCAAGTTCAGCAGACTAGGTGGTGCAGGTTATCTGGCGGGCCTGCTTCTTGGAGCACTCTGGTTCGAGGCATTGCCATCAACCGCATTCGACATGCGCCTGTTTTTCACTACTGTCGGCATCATAGCGGTTGCCGGCACATTCCTCGCTGTTTTTCAGATAAAAGAGAAGCGCGGTGAGACTCGTAGCGGACGCAAAGGCAACCACTGGAACACGATTGCAACTGTTCCGCTCGGTCTGAACGAACGGGCGAAATATCTTCCTTCGCGGATTGGCTCTTTTGCCAGGCTCGCGACTCCGACATCGGGGGAGAGAGCCGAGCTCGGACGGAGGCTCATGATCTATTATCTCGTCACCATACTAATATCCACAGGCTTTACGAGCTTCTACGCTGTGTATCCTAACTATCTGGTCGATTATCTGGGTCCCAGATACGGCATCAGGGAACCCTCGGTTTTCATCATCTATATCGGAAGCTCGCTTGCGTCGACGCTCAGTTACGGTGCAGTTTCAAAATTTTCTTCCGCCATCGGAGAGAAGAAGCTGCAGGCCACTGCCCTTGCAGCACGCGTCCTGCTCATACCGTCATTCTTCGCAGCGCCTTTTTTTCTTCACAGCAGTTCTGAAGTTTTTATATCCATGCTTGGGCTGAATGCAGCGATGGGCCTCTGCTGGGCCGTAATAAGTGTAACGGGACAATCCATCGTTGCCGGTATGGCCGGACCACATACAAGAGGAGAGGCGATAGGACTGTATAACTCGTCCCTCGGAATAGGTGCCATATCCGGAGCACTGACTGCAGGACTGATTACCGAATTGTCCGGATATTTCACCGACTTCCTCTTCTCATCGCTTTCCATTGTGTCAGGCATGCTTGTCCTGGCAGGATTGGACGTGCGATCTGCGAGAGTTGCTCCAGCAAGCAAGACGGAAGAGAACAGGCGCAAAGGACTGATGAAGCGCATCAGACTGATGATAGGAATGAATTAATGCTACGAAGCATCTGCATCAGAGTCTTGATAATATCTTATTCACTTCGTCCTCAAGAGTCGCGGACCCCGTCCCCCCGTCGCCCGAGCCAAGCTCCGTCAATTCCGCACGGAGCTCCTCGACACTCTTCTCAAGCTCCTGTCTGATCTGAACAAATATCTCGAGATTTTTGCCGGCCTCCTGTCTAACCGATTCCTTTTCCTTCCGGATGCTGTCAGTGCCTTCAAATGTGATAGTCAATTCCCTGAGTCTCGTGATTTCATCTTCAAGCGCCTGCTTTCTTTCTCTGGCCTTAAGGACCTTGTTGTAATCAGTAAGTGCTTCGGAATTATTGTGTATGTAGTTAAGCGCACTCCTGATCAGATCGTTCCCGATTAAACTCAGGGGGTCATCATCCGCCAGTTCAGCCGTGAATTTGTCCAGTCGTGAAATTGCGACATCCACATCCCACTCAGTCAGCTCTCTGCTTCCAGACTTGACAACACTGCTGGTCATTTCACGTATTCTCGGCATCACTCTGACAACCGGATCTAGCAACGAGCCTGATGAATGAAGAAAGCTCTTCAGCTTCTCCATGGCCTCCGTCTCCTCTACGATTGCTGAGCGCAGACTCGATTTAGCCTCGTCCATTGCACGCAGGAGCTCCCGTTTCTTTTCCTCCTGTCTGGCGCCGGCGACCGTTTCAATGTCAAGAAACCCTTCGGGCTTTGGAATCTTTTGCCTGTATGCCTGCAGCTCATCTGTAAGATCAGCGATCTTCTTTCTGAGATAGAGAATATTCTCGATTTTTCCGTCAATTTCCTCAAGCCTTTCAAACATTCGCTGCTCTTTTTTGGAAAAACTCGAATAGTTGAAAATCTCCCTGTCCAGTTCGGCGACCGTTTCCTCAATCCGTTCCAATGCAACCTGAAGTTGCTTTTTTCTGGCAGGTTCGCAATCCAATTTTAACAGAGGCGGCTTGAGTTTTTCCGATATTTTTGCCGGTTTCATTCTGAGAGCCTCCCTGAGATCCGGGAATCCGCCATGCCTCAGGAAGAGTTTCATTTGCTTTACGTCCTTGGGGGAGTAATCGCTGAGGAGCAGTTTGTAGAACTGCTGGAGTTGCATCACAGCCCTTTTTTGTAAATCTCTTATCGTCTTGTCCGAGCTTTCACTCTTTCTGGCCTCCTCCAGCTTGGTGGTGATGCTCTTCCGGGTCTTCTCCAACTTGTCGAAATCATAGGGGATGTCGCTCTCCTGCATCGTTCCGAGTATTCGCTCTTCTACAATTAATGTTTCTTTGCGGATGCCTCATTTGTCTATACAGCCAGTGTCGGCTGCCATAAGACAACAGTATGCCGGGCCTCAGCGACAGCAAACTTTTAACATTAGGTCGGTTAATCGCCTTAAGTCGAAGCAGGGATAACCAAGCTTGGCCAAAGGTGCCAGATTCAGGGTCTGGTTGCGCAGGCATTCGGGGGTTCAAATCCTCCTCCCTGCACCGTTATTGGTGCTCAAAGTTCAAGTCATGAAAACGGCGAAGAGTACAGGGACCGGTGCAAAACCAGTGTAACTAATGAGATATGCTGATATGTTCACTATAGAATTCAGGGAATATATTCATGAAAGAATCCTGGAATTTGCAAAGGCAGACAAACGAATAAGTCAAGCGGCTCTGGTTGGTTCTACCTCAGAAACGCCTGATCGCTGGTCAGATTTGGACATCACGTTTGGCGTTTCCTCAAAATCCAACATTGAAGATGTACTGCGGGATTGGACATCGCATTTTGAATTTGTATTCAACGGGGTT contains:
- a CDS encoding 50S ribosomal protein L15e, with translation MYAHISSYRKNSFNKALGRTEWERLIRWRKEENYRTIEHPTRLDRARSLGYKAKQGVTLVRVRVRRGGLRKRRIAKGRRAKRKGILRITMKKNTQRMAEERVGKRYPNMEVLNSYPVGQDGMHRWFEVILVDPYSPSVQSDRHLNWLSNQTHSSRAFRGLTSAGKKGRGLRWRGKGVEKVRPSVRANDRKGK
- a CDS encoding IS66 family transposase, with translation MNRILNEEFAGRIEFLLSADEKKLRLSQDARQELLRKFREMIEMIRKLEKENQRLKEDLKKVRDDYEEYRHRHPETVGVKNGKAYAIPENAKDEGEGGNGTGRKPGAQPGHKPFFREKPAPDWTEELPVDVCPDCGSGELGAPSLRARTVEGITLPVHFAVEYLIQRRWCGTCRTFVESDVPDVLPGSRIDLRTMLVMTYMRIALRLPVQSVAEAMQRLFSFHVSEGEIIGVERKLADAFTDYYEQLLGDIRNAPVRHMDETTWRVDGENSWLWAFVTKWTVVYAIRKSRSHEVPLNILAEHVAGINITDRYRAYDTLAAKTGDLQSYCWSHVLGDAKELAEFYGEEGKRIHDTLHSIHEDAAKLKHMGNEYDVEAFVSRLKTLDVPYKSAQCARFVKNLIADREKLFLFVELDIESTNNRAERAIRPVVISRKISGGSRSDSGATMFEKLASIVQTMKLRDLNFLTDGMRILRTSHG
- a CDS encoding MFS transporter, producing MGAVSSDSGRYNWFYSFFLTNVPNGGTAPLIPLFLVVAFSGTVLQVGLVTAATSVASIPAFIVWGNLSDHLHMRRVFIIEGFAGLAVSMLVMAFSVNFLMFFIANFLLGLLYTASAPAATALLIEQTPRELWSTMLGKFSRLGGAGYLAGLLLGALWFEALPSTAFDMRLFFTTVGIIAVAGTFLAVFQIKEKRGETRSGRKGNHWNTIATVPLGLNERAKYLPSRIGSFARLATPTSGERAELGRRLMIYYLVTILISTGFTSFYAVYPNYLVDYLGPRYGIREPSVFIIYIGSSLASTLSYGAVSKFSSAIGEKKLQATALAARVLLIPSFFAAPFFLHSSSEVFISMLGLNAAMGLCWAVISVTGQSIVAGMAGPHTRGEAIGLYNSSLGIGAISGALTAGLITELSGYFTDFLFSSLSIVSGMLVLAGLDVRSARVAPASKTEENRRKGLMKRIRLMIGMN